The proteins below are encoded in one region of Oncorhynchus tshawytscha isolate Ot180627B linkage group LG04, Otsh_v2.0, whole genome shotgun sequence:
- the LOC112249545 gene encoding synphilin-1 isoform X2, translated as MDAPEYLDLDEIDFTDDSVNIPELSRRNDGQGEERQAPAINWSRGVSSHSGGGIKPTGIADVHSKFRPVKRVSPLKHQPETSDNESDNEAQAHNGEGSSKEEASDKTPAACEGQGFKAKSLGTGGALFGELEHYDLDMDEILDVPYIKSSQHVSTLPRVPHDKRTVGGGGNASDRCHGVKTSTLTHPESLASVTQYCMLSPVKWSDMRKLKSLDPDNHRPHAGGYDHSTPGSLSSSSASDMDKLLANRAYPETQAHKTGADTPGSSQAMMFPLQGCAGSRQDSSKTWNGTRLHGECDDETKKSQNIINIIREGQISLLPHLAADNLELIQDEEGNNLLHISASQGHADCLQHLTSLMGEDCLNERNNHQLTPAGLGVKNGHLECVRWMVSETEAIAELSCSREHPSLIHYAARYGQEKVLLWLLQFMQEQAISLDEVDQYGNSAVHVAAQYGHLTCIQTLVEYGSNVTVQNQGGERPSQSAERQGHTTCARYLVVVETCMSLASQVVKLTKQLNEQATKTNALQNQVQLHLDPLKAEGTLPRSPSSHVPSVEAWPEMTLTAEGTPGDGHWILRQRSVDSDTVLRQLLGKDISDKVCTKEKLSLEFQEGSKAGPPSLNGANPGPLRRMGVVERRELKLARLKQIMQRSLSESDSDTYPPEEAKHGPPPGVRLERPSHLPIAESEEPVGSLHLGMKKHTSTTEHKSAFALSTSKSMDGYPSPTSDKSELDADGKPEAGGDFPDYNNGQKITTSPKSALKSPTSRRKTSQNLKLRVTFDEQVVHKTGPPESEPPKGAHSKEGAGGRTPTGSETVKRPFGTFRSLMESLSGNQNSNNNNVQTSPSVKQSSCGVSQGSPGRKTEVKTSPCGHSKGKSKASAV; from the exons ATGGATGCTCCTGAGTACTTGGATTTGGATGAGATTGACTTCACTGATGATTCAGTG AACATTCCAGAGCTGTCCAGAAGAAACGATGGTCAGGGAGAAGAAAGACAAG CCCCAGCCATCAACTGGAGCCGTGGTGTGTCGTCACATAGTGGCGGTGGAATCAAGCCGACCGGCATCGCCGACGTCCACAGCAAATTCCGGCCTGTGAAGAGGGTCTCGCCACTCAAACATCAACCGGAGACCTCTGACAACGAGAGTGACAACGAGGCTCAGGCTCACAATGGGGAAGGCAGCAGCAAAGAAGAAGCCTCAGACAAAACACCTGCAGCCTGCGAAGGCCAGGGATTTAAAGCCAAGAGCCTGGGAACCGGAGGAGCTCTTTTTGGGGAGCTGGAGCACTACGACCTGGACATGGATGAGATACTGGATGTGCCTTACAttaaatccagccaacatgtctctaCTCTTCCCAGAGTTCCCCATGACAAAAGGACAGTGGGTGGCGGTGGCAACGCCAGTGACAGGTGCCACGGCGTTAAGACCTCCACACTTACCCACCCTGAGAGCCTTGCAAGTGTCACCCAGTACTGTATGCTTTCGCCCGTCAAATGGTCTGATATGAGGAAGTTGAAATCTCTGGACCCGGACAATCACCGGCCACACGCTGGGGGCTATGACCACTCCACACCAGGATCACTTAGCAGTTCCTCTGCCTCAGACATGGATAAACTTTTAGCCAACAGGGCCTACCCAGAGACACAGGCACACAAGACAGGGGCTGACACCCCTGGGAGCAGCCAGGCTATGATGTTCCCCCTCCAGGGCTGTGCTGGGTCTAGGCAGGACAGCAGTAAGACCTGGAACGGTACAAGACTGCACGGAGAGTGTGATGACGAGACCAAGAAATCCCAGAACATCATCAATATCATCCGAGAAGGGCAGATCTCTCTGTTG CCTCACCTGGCCGCTGATAACCTGGAGCTGATCCAGGACGAGGAGGGGAACAACCTGCTCCACATCTCTGCGTCCCAGGGCCATGCTGACTGCCTGCAGCACCTCACCTCCCTCATGGGAGAGGACTGCCTCAACGAGCGCAACAACCACCAGCTTACACCTGCTGGGCTCGGGGTGAAG aACGGCCATTTGGAGTGTGTGCGCTGGATGGTGAGTGAGACGGAGGCCATCGCCGAGCTAAGCTGTAGCCGAGAGCACCCCAGTCTCATCCACTACGCAGCCCGCTACGGACAG GAAAAGGTTCTGCTGTGGCTGCTCCAATTCATGCAAGAGCAAGCCATTTCTCTGGACGAAGTGGACCAGTACGGAAACAGTGCAGTGCATGTAGCTGCTCAGTACGGCCATCTCACTTGCATTCAG ACCCTGGTGGAGTACGGCTCCAACGTCACCGTGCAGAACCAGGGCGGCGAGAGGCCTTCCCAGAGTGCCGAACGGCAGGGCCACACCACCTGCGCCCGctacctggtggtggtggagacGTGCATGTCGCTGGCCTCCCAGGTGGTCAAGCTCACCAAGCAGCTCAACGA ACAAGCAACAAAGACGAATGCTCTACAGAATCAAGTTCAGCTACACCTGGATCCCTTAAAAGCAGAGGGAACTTTGCCACGATCGCCCAG CTCCCATGTCCCGTCTGTGGAGGCGTGGCCTGAGATGACCCTGACCGCAGAGGGGACACCCGGGGATGGCCACTGGATCCTGAGGCAGAGGAGCGTCGACTCAGACACCGTCCTGCGCCAACTACTGGGTAAAGACATCTCAGACAAGGTGTGCACCAAGGAGAAGCTGTCCCTGGAGTTCCAGGAGGGCTCCAAAGCGGGGCCTCCTAGTCTGAACGGGGCCAACCCTGGGCCCCTGCGCAGGATGGGGGTGGTGGAAAGACGGGAGCTGAAGCTGGCCAGACTCAAGCAGATCATGCAGCGCTCTCTCAGCGAGTCCGACTCGGACACCTACCCCCCTGAAGAGGCCAAACATGGGCCCCCCCCAGGGGTGCGCCTAGAGAGACCCAGCCACCTACCCATTGCAGAGAGCGAGGAACCTGTCGGCAGCCTGCATCTGGGCATGAAGAAGCACACCTCGACCACCGAGCACAAGTCAGCTTTCGCCCTCAGCACCTCCAAGTCCATGGATGGATACCCCTCGCCCACATCGGACAAAAGCGAGCTTGACGCTGACGGGAAACCGGAGGCCGGTGGAGATTTCCCCGACTACAACAATGGACAAAAGATCACGACGAGCCCCAAAAGTGCACTCAAATCGCCTACCTCTCGAAGGAAGACCTCCCAGAACCTGAAACTGAGGGTGACCTTTGATGAGCAGGTGGTTCACAAGACGGGGCCACCAGAGAGTGAGCCGCCCAAGGGTGCCCACAGTAAAGAAGGAGCCGGAGGTAGGACTCCCACAGGGTCTGAGACGGTGAAGCGCCCGTTCGGGACATTCCGCTCCCTAATGGAATCGCTGAGTGGAAATCagaacagcaacaataataatgtCCAAACGTCTCCCTCTGTCAAACAGTCAAGCTGTGGTGTGTCCCAGGGCTCGCCTGGCAGGAAAACTGAGGTTAAAACCAGTCCATGTGGGCACTCCAAGGGCAAGAGCAAAGCTAGTGCTGTTTAG
- the LOC112249545 gene encoding synphilin-1 isoform X1: protein MDAPEYLDLDEIDFTDDSVYSVTSLKNIPELSRRNDGQGEERQAPAINWSRGVSSHSGGGIKPTGIADVHSKFRPVKRVSPLKHQPETSDNESDNEAQAHNGEGSSKEEASDKTPAACEGQGFKAKSLGTGGALFGELEHYDLDMDEILDVPYIKSSQHVSTLPRVPHDKRTVGGGGNASDRCHGVKTSTLTHPESLASVTQYCMLSPVKWSDMRKLKSLDPDNHRPHAGGYDHSTPGSLSSSSASDMDKLLANRAYPETQAHKTGADTPGSSQAMMFPLQGCAGSRQDSSKTWNGTRLHGECDDETKKSQNIINIIREGQISLLPHLAADNLELIQDEEGNNLLHISASQGHADCLQHLTSLMGEDCLNERNNHQLTPAGLGVKNGHLECVRWMVSETEAIAELSCSREHPSLIHYAARYGQEKVLLWLLQFMQEQAISLDEVDQYGNSAVHVAAQYGHLTCIQTLVEYGSNVTVQNQGGERPSQSAERQGHTTCARYLVVVETCMSLASQVVKLTKQLNEQATKTNALQNQVQLHLDPLKAEGTLPRSPSSHVPSVEAWPEMTLTAEGTPGDGHWILRQRSVDSDTVLRQLLGKDISDKVCTKEKLSLEFQEGSKAGPPSLNGANPGPLRRMGVVERRELKLARLKQIMQRSLSESDSDTYPPEEAKHGPPPGVRLERPSHLPIAESEEPVGSLHLGMKKHTSTTEHKSAFALSTSKSMDGYPSPTSDKSELDADGKPEAGGDFPDYNNGQKITTSPKSALKSPTSRRKTSQNLKLRVTFDEQVVHKTGPPESEPPKGAHSKEGAGGRTPTGSETVKRPFGTFRSLMESLSGNQNSNNNNVQTSPSVKQSSCGVSQGSPGRKTEVKTSPCGHSKGKSKASAV from the exons ATGGATGCTCCTGAGTACTTGGATTTGGATGAGATTGACTTCACTGATGATTCAGTG TATTCTGTGACATCCTTGAAGAACATTCCAGAGCTGTCCAGAAGAAACGATGGTCAGGGAGAAGAAAGACAAG CCCCAGCCATCAACTGGAGCCGTGGTGTGTCGTCACATAGTGGCGGTGGAATCAAGCCGACCGGCATCGCCGACGTCCACAGCAAATTCCGGCCTGTGAAGAGGGTCTCGCCACTCAAACATCAACCGGAGACCTCTGACAACGAGAGTGACAACGAGGCTCAGGCTCACAATGGGGAAGGCAGCAGCAAAGAAGAAGCCTCAGACAAAACACCTGCAGCCTGCGAAGGCCAGGGATTTAAAGCCAAGAGCCTGGGAACCGGAGGAGCTCTTTTTGGGGAGCTGGAGCACTACGACCTGGACATGGATGAGATACTGGATGTGCCTTACAttaaatccagccaacatgtctctaCTCTTCCCAGAGTTCCCCATGACAAAAGGACAGTGGGTGGCGGTGGCAACGCCAGTGACAGGTGCCACGGCGTTAAGACCTCCACACTTACCCACCCTGAGAGCCTTGCAAGTGTCACCCAGTACTGTATGCTTTCGCCCGTCAAATGGTCTGATATGAGGAAGTTGAAATCTCTGGACCCGGACAATCACCGGCCACACGCTGGGGGCTATGACCACTCCACACCAGGATCACTTAGCAGTTCCTCTGCCTCAGACATGGATAAACTTTTAGCCAACAGGGCCTACCCAGAGACACAGGCACACAAGACAGGGGCTGACACCCCTGGGAGCAGCCAGGCTATGATGTTCCCCCTCCAGGGCTGTGCTGGGTCTAGGCAGGACAGCAGTAAGACCTGGAACGGTACAAGACTGCACGGAGAGTGTGATGACGAGACCAAGAAATCCCAGAACATCATCAATATCATCCGAGAAGGGCAGATCTCTCTGTTG CCTCACCTGGCCGCTGATAACCTGGAGCTGATCCAGGACGAGGAGGGGAACAACCTGCTCCACATCTCTGCGTCCCAGGGCCATGCTGACTGCCTGCAGCACCTCACCTCCCTCATGGGAGAGGACTGCCTCAACGAGCGCAACAACCACCAGCTTACACCTGCTGGGCTCGGGGTGAAG aACGGCCATTTGGAGTGTGTGCGCTGGATGGTGAGTGAGACGGAGGCCATCGCCGAGCTAAGCTGTAGCCGAGAGCACCCCAGTCTCATCCACTACGCAGCCCGCTACGGACAG GAAAAGGTTCTGCTGTGGCTGCTCCAATTCATGCAAGAGCAAGCCATTTCTCTGGACGAAGTGGACCAGTACGGAAACAGTGCAGTGCATGTAGCTGCTCAGTACGGCCATCTCACTTGCATTCAG ACCCTGGTGGAGTACGGCTCCAACGTCACCGTGCAGAACCAGGGCGGCGAGAGGCCTTCCCAGAGTGCCGAACGGCAGGGCCACACCACCTGCGCCCGctacctggtggtggtggagacGTGCATGTCGCTGGCCTCCCAGGTGGTCAAGCTCACCAAGCAGCTCAACGA ACAAGCAACAAAGACGAATGCTCTACAGAATCAAGTTCAGCTACACCTGGATCCCTTAAAAGCAGAGGGAACTTTGCCACGATCGCCCAG CTCCCATGTCCCGTCTGTGGAGGCGTGGCCTGAGATGACCCTGACCGCAGAGGGGACACCCGGGGATGGCCACTGGATCCTGAGGCAGAGGAGCGTCGACTCAGACACCGTCCTGCGCCAACTACTGGGTAAAGACATCTCAGACAAGGTGTGCACCAAGGAGAAGCTGTCCCTGGAGTTCCAGGAGGGCTCCAAAGCGGGGCCTCCTAGTCTGAACGGGGCCAACCCTGGGCCCCTGCGCAGGATGGGGGTGGTGGAAAGACGGGAGCTGAAGCTGGCCAGACTCAAGCAGATCATGCAGCGCTCTCTCAGCGAGTCCGACTCGGACACCTACCCCCCTGAAGAGGCCAAACATGGGCCCCCCCCAGGGGTGCGCCTAGAGAGACCCAGCCACCTACCCATTGCAGAGAGCGAGGAACCTGTCGGCAGCCTGCATCTGGGCATGAAGAAGCACACCTCGACCACCGAGCACAAGTCAGCTTTCGCCCTCAGCACCTCCAAGTCCATGGATGGATACCCCTCGCCCACATCGGACAAAAGCGAGCTTGACGCTGACGGGAAACCGGAGGCCGGTGGAGATTTCCCCGACTACAACAATGGACAAAAGATCACGACGAGCCCCAAAAGTGCACTCAAATCGCCTACCTCTCGAAGGAAGACCTCCCAGAACCTGAAACTGAGGGTGACCTTTGATGAGCAGGTGGTTCACAAGACGGGGCCACCAGAGAGTGAGCCGCCCAAGGGTGCCCACAGTAAAGAAGGAGCCGGAGGTAGGACTCCCACAGGGTCTGAGACGGTGAAGCGCCCGTTCGGGACATTCCGCTCCCTAATGGAATCGCTGAGTGGAAATCagaacagcaacaataataatgtCCAAACGTCTCCCTCTGTCAAACAGTCAAGCTGTGGTGTGTCCCAGGGCTCGCCTGGCAGGAAAACTGAGGTTAAAACCAGTCCATGTGGGCACTCCAAGGGCAAGAGCAAAGCTAGTGCTGTTTAG